Proteins encoded by one window of Esox lucius isolate fEsoLuc1 chromosome 4, fEsoLuc1.pri, whole genome shotgun sequence:
- the LOC105026270 gene encoding ankyrin repeat domain-containing protein 17-like isoform X12, translating to MQDAVAGTAMLTDGFEDEIDSVTPRTPAVGMGVGATPGVGLGGIGIGVGKKVRLFGDPGGPTTDRLDFKLAAAAVLSSGPGSNSDEDEVSEVESFILDQEDLENPIMKTASELLLSSATDGVDLRTVDPETQARLEALLEAAAFADPEVLRRLTSSVSCALDEAAAALTRMRAENTLNAGQADNRSLAEACSDGDVNAVRKLLDEGRSVNEHTEEGESLLCLACSAGYYELAQVLLAMHANVEDRGIKGDITPLMAAASGGYVDIVKLLLVHGADVNAQSSTGNTALTYACAGGFVDVVKVLLKEGANIEDHNENGHTPLMEAASAGHVEVARVLLEYGAGINTHSNEFKESALTLACYKGHLDMVRFLLEAGADQEHKTDEMHTALMEACMDGHVEVARLLLDSGAQVNMPADSFESPLTLAACGGHVELAALLIERGANLEEVNDEGYTPLMEAAREGHEEMVALLLAQGANINAQTEETQETALTLACCGGFLEVADFLIKAGADIELGCSTPLMEAAQEGHLELVKYLLAAGANVHATTATGDTALTYACENGHTDVADVLLQTGADLEHESEGGRTPLMKAARAGHLCTVQFLISKGANVNRATANNDHTVVSLACAGGHLAVVELLLAHGADPTHRLKDGSTMLIEAAKGGHTNVVSYLLDYPNNILSVPAPDLSQLTPPSQDPSQVPRVPFQALAMVVPPQEPDRAPSNITTPPPPVSSKGSSKQRQAALPPSPSSPGGVRAGPGLGETETLPPFHLCQPLECIVEETEGKLNELGQRISAIEKAQLQSLELIQGEPLTKDKIEELKKSREEQVQKKKKILKELQKVERQLQLKTQQQFTKEYLEAKGLKEEHEGGQGPGPGLGGANATPSRALTAPSGVNTHTLLGSDARSDEEGNREEEEEPAGEEEDDEEDEDDEDEDDDEDEDDDEDEVEGEEEDYAKLPQVDTILKLEGQPPSASPQTLSSPHNHPPPPPLQTAFVPIQPLPDYSTVPVVYPLPGSSSPELQRLLVGQQMLGQGQGQGLGPGMVGQPAPDGLMVATPAQTLTDTLDDIMAAAVSSRVPMLNTRSSPTPLSDPLSHSPSNMSSPPSVLPLYPSVDIDAHTESNHDTALTLACAGGHEELVSVLIARGANIEHRDKKGFTPLILAATAGHVGVVEVLLDKGGDIEAQSERTKDTPLSLACSGGRQEVVELLLLRGANKEHRNVSDYTPLSLAASGGYVNIIKILLNAGAEINSSSPSVPPSRTGSKLGISPLMLAAMNGHVPAVKLLLDMGSDINAQIETNRNTALTLACFQGRAEVVSLLLDRKANVEHRAKTGLTPLMEAASGGYAEVGRVLLDKGADVNAPPVPSSRDTALTIAADKGHYKFCELLINRGAHIDVRNKKGNTPLWLATNGGHFDVVQLLVQAGADVDAADNRKITPLMAAFRKGHVKVVQYLVKEVNQFPSDIECMRYIATIADKELLKKCHQCMETIVKAKDQQAAEANKNASILLKELDLEKSREESKKQALAAKREKRKEKRKKKKEEQKRKQEEEEEQEQKTEEEEDSEMQEQKEDDDSADEADPPIDPPSATTTTTIGIPATSATFSSAFGKKRASVAPTPSANRKSKKNKTKESSPSEPIILQDPQQVVLAQHKADKNKIQGEPRGGGGGVMGGASDSDPLDSTDCASESSSGGKSQELNFLPDLPSSSSSYSSSSSSSSSSSAPSHSLQPGPEKRHCPQLHPGHQVTVSISKPTQKAPDISELTPSSSLPSPFKNMSLPITSPNSKSLTSPKRGQKREEGWKEVVRRSKKLSVPASVVSRIMGRGGCNITAIQDVTGAHIDVDKQKDKNGERMITIRGGTESTRHAVQLINSLIQDPAKELEDLIPRNHIRAPGSKTSSAPFPSSAGVNSNPAVGAKALASLVTTSGVSFPSSSSSQAGGKTGKGLSSGVRQPFPVSLPLAYAHPQLALLAAQTMHQIRHPRLPMAQFGGTFSPAPSTWGPFPVRPVSPGSANGSPKHSGGSGGSQARSNTSGHNEAGNTSTTASASVSNSYTATGSPHAPNSLPGAPTPSSVRKQLFTSEPKHAGANSVSVVTAAAVSSSSHTVRGTGSPAHQHTGLTSTNAPNILVQPQMAPIAQPPKSPPKSPPSAPSAPPAKEKLPPSLTQEAQPVSDGVSSGCFSAPSMTQTTKPEPRQQQQHQPPPPQTSCSEPPPPLVPSQPSSHLPPSSSAPSHTHPSSTVPHFSAPAPRVSHRMQPPTGPYYQHADHQQQQFISHNTQQQQPKQSPHPAQAPSMLPQSSMGLMNGSQMQQAHGGAKPQPMPPNFGPAALFNHFSSMFDNNNQPGNNQVWGACHLPARSPSEQQYSSPQAYMGMGQMDGMMAPPPPDGSKAPGYRSASQRMVNSPIALTSYATSMSGSQVYLHGPAAVGTPSFSRQHFSPHPWSAATSGESQAVPPPSTVSSSDPSAPTPHQAKQGQSQGSSQQDRKVPPPIGTERLARIRQTTVNPPLLQTSYTAPVGQGGIWSFGVGSASEAMSGWSQPLMGNPMIHPGLQADQNFSQHQPMEQDDTGISNPANNYHQQHINHPSNYMDFPKGMPMSMYGGTMLPPHPPMGEGPGGPMFNGLHTADPAWSPIIKVVPNNTDNTDPQQVWPGTWAPHVHLNHVN from the exons GTTGAGTCATTTATCTTGGACCAGGAAGACTTGGAAAACCCCATCATGAAGACTGCCTCAGAGCTACTACTTTCCAGTGCCACAGACGGAGTGGACCTCCGCACTGtagacccagaaacacaggcCCGTCTCGAGGCATTGCTAGAGGCTGCAG CGTTTGCAGATCCCGAAGTGCTGCGGAGGCTGACGTCCTCAGTGAGCTGTGCCCTGGACGAGGCGGCCGCCGCCCTGACGCGCATGAGAGCAGAGAACACGCTCAACGCCGGGCAGGCCGATAA CCGTAGTCTAGCGGAGGCGTGTTCGGACGGAGACGTGAATGCGGTGAGAAAGCTGCTAGACGAAGGCCGAAGCGTCAACGAACACacggaagagggagagagtctgTTGTGCCTAGCCTGCTCTGCTGGATACTATGAACTCGCTCAG GTGCTACTGGCGATGCATGCCAATGTGGAGGACCGGGGGATTAAAGGTGACATCACGCCCCTGATGGCGGCGGCAAGCGGAGGTTATGTTGACATCGTGAAGTTGCTCCTGGTCCACGGTGCTGACGTCAATGCTCAGTCTTCCaccg GGAACACAGCCCTGACGTATGCATGCGCCGGGGGGTTTGTAGATGTGGTGAAGGTTCTCCTAAAAGAGGGGGCCAACATCGAGGACCACAACGAGAACGGCCACACCCCCTTGATGGAGGCGGCCAGCGCGGGCCATGTAGAGGTGGCCAGGGTTCTGCTGGAGTACGGTGCCGGCATCAACACACACTCCAATGAGTTCAAGGAGAGCGCTCTCACATTGGCCTGCTACAAAG gTCATCTGGACATGGTGAGGTTTCTGCTGGAGGCTGGGGCTGATCAAGAGCATAAGACAGATGAGATGCACACAGCATTAATGGAAGCCTGCATG GACGGGCACGTGGAAGTGGCACGGCTGCTGTTGGACAGCGGGGCACAGGTGAACATGCCCGCTGACTCCTTCGAATCCCCCCTCACCCTGGCAGCCTGCGGTGGGCACGTAGAATTGGCAGCCCTGCTCATTGAAAGAGGAGCCAACCTAGAGGAG GTGAACGATGAGGGCTATACTCCTCTGATGGAAGCGGCCAGGGAAGGACATGAAGAGATGGTGGCTCTGCTACTGGCTCAAG GTGCTAACATCAACGCCCAGACCGAGGAGACCCAGGAAACAGCCCTGACTCTGGCCTGCTGTGGCGGCTTCCTGGAGGTGGCAGACTTCCTCATCAAAGCCGGGGCCGACATCGAGCTGGGCTGCTCCACGCCTCTAATGGAGGCCGCCCAGGAGGGCCACCTGGAGCTGGTGAAATACCTCCTGGCCGCTG GGGCCAACGTGCACGCCACCACAGCGACGGGAGACACAGCGCTGACGTACGCGTGTGAAAACGGACACACCGACGTGGCTGATGTCCTACTGCAGACCGGCGCCGACCtg GAGCATGAGTCTGAAGGAGGGAGGACTCCATTGATGAAGGCGGCCAGGGCGGGACACCTATGCACTGTGCAGTTCCTCATCAGCAAGG GTGCTAACGTGAACCGAGCGACAGCCAACAACGACCACACGGTGGTGTCTCTGGCCTGTGCTGGAGGACACCTGGCTGTCGTAGAGCTGCTCCTGGCCCATGGGGCCGaccccacacacagactcaaG GACGGCTCGACCATGCTGATTGAAGCTGCTAAGGGTGGCCACACCAACGTGGTGTCTTACCTGCTAGACTACCCAAACAACATCCTGTCTGTTCCAGCACCTGACCTCTCCCAGCTCACACCCCCGTCACAAGACCCCTCTCAG GTTCCTCGTGTCCCATTCCAGGCCCTGGCCATGGTTGTGCCCCCCCAGGAACCAGACAGAGCCCCCTCCAACATCACCACGCCACCACCACCTGTCTCCAGCAAAG GCTCATCCAAGCAGAGACAGGCAGCCCTTCCCCCCAGTCCCTCCAGCCCAGGCGGCGTGCGTGCCGGCCCGGGTCTCGGGGAGACAGAGACCCTGCCCCCCTTCCACCTGTGCCAGCCCCTGGAGTGTATCGTGGAGGAGACGGAAGGCAAGCTGAATGAGCTGGGCCAGAGGATCTCAGCCATAGAGAAGGCCCAGCTCCAGTCTCTGGAACTCATCCAGGGGGAGCCGCTCACCAAAGACAAGATCGAGGAGCTCAAGAAGAGCCGGGAAGAGCAG gtgcagaagaagaagaagatcTTGAAGGAGCTTCAGAAGGTGGAGCGCCAGCTGCAGTTGAAGACCCAGCAGCAGTTCACCAAAGAGTACCTGGAGGCCAAGGGTCTGAAGGAGGAGCACGAGGGAGGCCAGGGCCCGGGGCCGGGGTTGGGAGGGGCCAACGCCACCCCGTCCCGAGCCCTCACGGCACCATCAggggttaacacacacacactccttggGTCAGACGCGCGGTCTGATGAGGAGgggaacagagaggaggaggaggagccggctggggaggaggaggacgacgaaGAG GACGAGGATGACGAGGACGAAGACGACGACgaggatgaggatgatgatgaagacgaggtggaaggagaagaggaagattACGCCAAGCTCCCCCAGGTGGACACCATTCTCAAACTGGAAGGGCAGCccccctctgcctccccccAGACCCTGTCCTCCCCCCACAACCACCCCCCGCCCCCGCCACTCCAGACGGCCTTCGTGCCCATCCAGCCCCTGCCCGACTACAGCACGGTCCCGGTCGTCTACCCCTTACCTGGCAGTAGCAGCCCCGAGCTGCAGAGGCTGCTGGTGGGTCAGCAGATGCTGGGCCAGGGGCAGGGTCAGGGGTTAGGACCAGGGATGGTGGGACAGCCGGCCCCCGACGGTCTCATGGTGGCCACGCCCGCTCAGACGCTCACAGACACGCTGGATGACATCATGGCAG CAGCGGTGAGCAGCAGAGTGCCCATGCTGAACACACGGTCTTCCCCCACCCCACTGTCTGACCCCCTGTCACACAGCCCGTCCAACATGTCCTCGCCCCCCTCGGTACTGCCCCTCTACCCCTCCGTGGACATCGACGCGCAC ACGGAGAGTAACCATGACACGGCTCTGACGCTGGCTTGTGCCGGAGGACACGAGGAGCTGGTGTCTGTTCTCATCGCACGAGGAGCCAACATAGAACATCGTGACAAGAAGG GGTTCACCCCACTCATCTTGGCCGCGACAGCAGGACATGTGGGGGTTGTGGAGGTCCTACTGGATAAAGGGGGCGACATCGAGGCCCAGTCAGAGAGAACCAAAGACACGCCCCTCTCCCTTGCCTGCTCAGGGGGACGACAAGAG GTGGTGGAGTTGTTGCTATTGCGAGGAGCCAACAAGGAGCATCGTAATGTGTCTGACTACACTCCTCTGAGCCTAGCGGCATCAGGAGGTTATGTCAACATCATCAAGATCCTCCTCAACGCTGGAGCAGAGATCAACTCCAG CTCTCCGTCCGTCCCCCCCTCCAGGACGGGCAGTAAGCTGGGCATCTCTCCCCTGATGCTTGCGGCCATGAACGGCCACGTGCCAGCGGTCAAGCTTCTGTTGGACATGGGCTCTGACATAAACGCGCAGATCGAAACCAACAGGAACACGGCCCTGACTCTGGCCTGCTTCCAGGGACGGGCCGAGGTGGTCAGTCTGCTGCTAGACCGCAAGGCCAACGTGGAGCACAGAGCCAAG ACCGGGCTGACCCCCCTAATGGAAGCCGCGTCGGGGGGCTATGCGGAGGTGGGCCGGGTGTTGCTGGATAAAGGGGCCGACGTCAACGCCCCTCCTGTCCCGTCGTCCCGGGACACTGCTCTCACCATCGCAGCCGACAAGGGCCACTACAAGTTCTGTGAGCTGCTCATTAACCG AGGTGCTCACATTGACGTGCGTAATAAGAAAGGGAACACCCCTCTGTGGCTGGCCACTAACGGCGGCCATTTTGACGTAGTGCAACTGCTGGTGCAGGCCGGGGCCGATGTAGACGCCGCGGACAACCGCAAGATCACCCCTCTCATGGCGGCCTTCCGCAAG GGTCACGTGAAGGTGGTTCAGTACCTGGTGAAGGAGGTCAACCAGTTCCCCTCAGATATCGAGTGTATGAGATACATCGCTACCATTGCTGACaag GAGCTGCTGAAGAAGTGCCACCAGTGCATGGAGACCATCGTCAAAGCCAAAGACCAGCAGGCTGCCGAAGCCAACAAGAACGCCAGCATTCTCCTCAAGGAGCTGGACCTTGAGAAATCCAGAGAGGAGAGCAAGAAGCAGGCGCTCGCCGCCAAGAGGGAGAAACGCAAAGAGAAAcgcaagaagaagaaggaggagcagaagagaaagcaagaggaggaggaggagcaagaaCAGAaaaccgaggaggaggaggacagtgaAATGCAGGAGCAGAAGGAGGATGACGATTCTGCTGACG AAGCGGACCCCCCCATCGACCCCCCCAGtgccactaccaccaccacaatcGGTATCCCGGCAACCTCGGCCACCTTCAGCAGTGCTTTCGGTAAGAAAAGGGCCAGTGTTGCTCCGACGCCCAGCGCCAACCGCAAGAGCAAGAAGAACAAGACCAAGGAGTCGTCCCCCAGCGAACCAATCATACTGCAGGACCCACAG CAGGTGGTGCTGGCGCAGCACAAGGCCGACAAGAACAAGATCCAGGGCGAGCCTCGGGGCGGGGGCGGCGGGGTGATGGGGGGCGCCAGTGACTCAGACCCTCTGGACAGCACCGACTGTGCCAGCGAGAGCAGCAGCGGGGGCAAGAGCCAGGAGCTCAACTTCCTCCCGGACCTCCCCTCGTCATCCTCCTCCTACTCgtcctcttcctcgtcctcctcttcGTCCTCGGCCCCTTCTCACAGCCTGCAGCCGGGCCCAGAGAAGAGACACTGTCCTCAGTTACACCCAGGTCACCAAGTCACCGTCTCCATCTCCAAACCTACACAGAA AGCGCCGGACATTAGTGAGTTGACCCCCAGCAGCTCCCTGCCGTCGCCGTTCAAGAACATGTCTCTTCCCATCACCTCGCCCAACAGTAAGAGCCTCACCAGCCCCAAGAGGGGccagaagagagaggagggctgGAAGGAGGTGGTCAGACG gTCTAAGAAGCTGTCTGTGCCGGCCTCTGTGGTGTCACGGATCATGGGTAGGGGCGGCTGTAACATCACGGCTATCCAGGACGTGACGGGAGCACACATTGACGTGGACAAACAAAAAGACAAGAACGGGGAGAGGATGATCACCATCAG AGGTGGCACAGAGTCGACGCGGCACGCAGTCCAGCTGATCAATTCTCTGATCCAGGATCCCGCCAAGGAGCTAGAGGACCTGATCCCCAGGAACCACATCAGGGCCCCGGGCTCCAAGACCTCCTCAGCCCCCTTCCCCTCCTCCGCCGGGGTCAACTCGAACCCCGCTGTCGGTGCTAAGGCCTTGGCCTCCCTGGTCACCACCTCGGGAGTGTCCTTCccgtcgtcctcctcctcccaggCGGGGGGTAAGACTGGTAAGGGGCTGTCCTCTGGTGTGAGACAGCCCTTCCCCGTGTCCCTCCCCCTGGCCTACGCCCATCCTCAGCTAGCCCTCCTGGCCGCCCAGACCATGCACCAAATCCGACACCCCCGGCTGCCCATGGCCCAGTTCGGTGGGACCTTCTCACCGGCCCCCAGCACCTGGGGCCCGTTCCCGGTGCGGCCCGTGAGTCCCGGCAGCGCCAACGGATCCCCGAAGCACAGCGGTGGCAGTGGAGGCAGCCAGGCCAGGTCCAACACCTCGGGTCATAACGAGGCCGGTAACACCTCCACCACGGCCAGCGCCAGCGTCTCTAACAGTTACACGGCAACCGGCTCGCCCCACGCGCCTAACTCCCTGCCCGGCGCCCCCACTCCCTCCTCAGTCAGGAAACAGCTGTTCACCTCAGAACCCAAGCACGCGGGGGCCAACTCTGTGTCCGTGGTTACAGCCGCCGCTGTCAGCAGTAGTAGTCACACTGTGAGAGGTACGGGGTCTCCCGCCCACCAGCACACGGGCTTAACGTCTACCAATGCCCCTAACATTCTTGTTCAACCCCAGATGGCTCCGATCGCTCAGCCCCCCAAGTCGCCCCCGAAGTCGCCCCCCAGCGCCCCTTCGGCACCCCCAGCCAAGGAGAAGCTgcccccctccctcactcaGGAGGCCCAGCCGGTCAGCGACGGGGTTAGTTCAGGTTGCTTCAGCGCCCCCTCAATGACCCAAACCACCAAACCTGAGCCCcgccagcagcagcagcaccaACCCCCTCCTCCCCAAACCTCCTGCTCAgaaccccctcctcctctcgtCCCCTCACAGCCCAGCTCCCACCTCCCCCCGTCCTCCTCCGCCCCCTCGCACACGCACCCCAGCAGTACCGTACCCCACTTCTCGGCCCCCGCTCCCCGCGTCTCCCACCGCATGCAGCCCCCGACGGGCCCCTACTACCAGCACGCCGATCACCAGCAGCAGCAGTTCATATCCCACAACACGCAGCAGCAACAGCCCAAACAGAGCCCGCACCCCGCCCAGGCCCCCTCCATGCTCCCCCAGTCCTCCATGGGCCTGATGAATGGCTCTCAGATGCAGCAGGCCCACGGCGGAGCCAAGCCCCAGCCGATGCCACCCAACTTTGGCCCAGCGGCCCTCTTCAACCATTTCAGCAGCATGTTCGACAACAACAACCAG CCGGGTAACAACCAGGTTTGGGGTGCGTGCCACCTCCCTGCCCGGTCCCCCTCTGAGCAGCAGTACTCCTCCCCCCAGGCCTACATGGGCATGGGCCAGATGGATGGCATGATGGCGCCCCCACCCCCGGACGGCTCCAAGGCCCCTGGGTATCGCTCTGCCTCCCAGAGGATGGTCAACAGTCCTATCG CCCTGACCAGCTACGCCACCAGTATGTCAGGCAGTCAGGTCTACCTGCACGGTCCGGCGGCTGTGGGGACGCCCTCCTTCAGCCGACAACACTTCTCCCCTCACCCCTGGAGCGCTGCCACATCAG GTGAGTCCCAGGCGGTGCCCCCTCCCTCCACGGTGTCGTCGTCCGACCCCTCCGCCCCCACTCCCCACCAGGCCAAGCAGGGCCAGAGTCAGGGAAGCAGCCAGCAGGACAGGAAGGTGCCCCCTCCCATCGGAACAGAGAGACTGGCCAGGATCAGACAGACCACCGTcaaccctcctctcctccagacCTCCTACACTGCCCCTGTAGGGCAGGGAGGCATATGGTCCTTTGGAGTTGGCAGTGCCTCTG aaGCCATGTCAGGTTGGTCCCAGCCTCTGATGGGAAATCCCATGATTCACCCTGGGCTGCAGGCGGACCAGAACTTCTCCCAGCACCAGCCCATGGAGCAGGATGACACTGGCATCTCTAACCCGGCTAACAACTACCACCAGCAACACATCAACCACCCCAGCAACTACATGGACTTCCCCAAG GGAATGCCCATGTCCATGTACGGAGGGACCATGCTGCCGCCCCACCCCCCTATGGGAGAGGGTCCGGGGGGGCCCATGTTCAACGGCCTGCACACTGCCGACCCTGCCTGGAGCCCCATCATTAAGGTGGTCCCCAACAACACGGACAACACAGACCCACAGCAG GTGTGGCCTGGTACATGGGCTCCCCATGTGCACCTGAATCACGTCAACTAG